In the genome of Raphanus sativus cultivar WK10039 chromosome 9, ASM80110v3, whole genome shotgun sequence, the window CACGTTTAAGAACACCATCATTTTTCTCATCTAATACATCCCTTCTCCAATCTCATAATCACTGCTTATAAATGAACCCCCATAGACACCCACAATCACAACACAAGAGCTTAAAAACACCAAGCAACAATGTCAAAAAACTCAAAGGCTTCTTCTCTATGtcaactcctcctcctcctcttcttgtCTCTCAATTCTCAACCAGCACTCTCCTCTCGTGCCCCAAAACCGCAATCACAACCAACATCAGCTCAAACCATAATCGATGATGATTCGTCTTCAATGGCCAAGATCGACCATGCAAAATCCATGATTGCTGGATTCTTCAACCACAAGTTTCCAATAAAGGGCTGGCCTATCCCCTACTACCCACCTTTCACAATGGTTAACCCTAATATTCCAACAAACCCATCTGGAGCTCAAGAGGAATCAGAGAAGTTACCTTCTCCCCCAAGCAAAGCCAAAAAAGATGGAGGAAACGCCTGAATTTAGCATTTTACTtgtgtgttttaaaaatatatttttcatcgaACACTTAAAAATTTGTGTGCCATTAAGCGTTGATACTGATGGAAAAGTGAGGTTAAAACCGCAGACTGTTGCATTATTAGTAGAACACCTACTCTCAGTCTAGTTAAATATCACCGAATCTGAGCTATTGATCCCACAAAGAAATGGCAATTAGTCTTCAAAACCTACATAAGAAGGACAATACGTTTCGTTGAGTTGGAAAATGCAAAATATAGTTGTGTTAGCCACATTTTGTTAGTTCCTTATGCTCTTACAGATAACCAGtcacaatatatattttctgtatAATATATAGAATCCCTCAAAACATTATGCAAATTCATGAAatgaaaatttaagaaaaaagaaacaataaaattttacagGTGGtgttttttctctgtttttttcagTACGAAGCATATCCATGAGGATGAATCTTTTGCCACCTCCAAGCAACTTGAAGACTATTCTGAAGATTAGTGTATTGAGCAGTCCAATTCAAATCTCTCAAAATCTTTGTCGGGTCACTAAAAACCTCTGCGTAATCTCCTGGTCGCCGGGGCAGGAAATCCACTTTGATCTCTACTCCTGTTGCCTTCTTACACGCCTCCACAAATTCTTTAACCGATCTTCCTGTTTAACCAAAACCAAAGAACCATTTAATGTAATGTAAACTGTAACTAAAATCTTAGGCGATGGAATTAATTAAGGTGGTTAGAGTTTGTTTTTTCCAATGAAAATGTTTTAGTCAAGACCTTTTCCGGTTCCAACGTTGTAGATACCGACTTTGCGAGGCTGAGCTTTTTGGAGAGCCTTCACGTGAGCATCCACGAGATCAGTAACATCTATATAGTCTCTAATGCAAGTCCCGTCCGATGTTTTGTAGTCCGTTCCTTTGACCTATCAAAAACCATTTCATGTTAAAGGTTTttgcaaacaaataaaacaattgTATACTTCTTGAATTTCTTTTTACTTGCAGTCCGGGGATGAAGCCCCGAGCTGCATCAAAACAAGCACCGGAGATCCGTCCTTGCTCCCGAAGCTCGGGTCTCGGAGCTTCTCCTAGTCTACCTTCTGGATCTGAACCAATCACATTGAAGTATCTGCAAGTTCATAAAATTCGTCAACATTTGCATTATTGTTTTATAAACCTTAATATAAAAAGAGTATTCTATGAACCTAACCTTAAGATCATAACCGCCATGTCAGAGTTCTTAGAGAAATCCAAGATCATATCTTCTGCCATCTTTTTAGCTTTTCCATAAGGATTAATCGGGacctaaatacaaaaaaaaaaaaaattgggtttGTATGGGATTAGTAAAAATGATGCAAACTCAAGGCTGCTTACCTGTGGAGTATCTTCAGTAATCGGCATTTTTTCAGGCTCTCCATAAGTAGCACAAGTGCTAGAATATATCAACTTCTTAACTTTATGTCTAGCCATAGCTTCAAGAACTCCTAATGTATTTGATGTAATGTTATGGTAATATCTACAACAATCAACCATTAACATTAAAGTAAGACCGACCACTAAAACATATTCTTGAAGTGATGTGTAAGATTGTATAAAGTGTATATAGACGAATGAGGACTGTACTTTAGAGGATAAAGAGTGCTTTCTCCAACATAAGCTACCGCAGCAAAATGCATCACAGCGTCAAAGGCGTTCTCTGAGAAGATTTTCTCGACCTGAAATTGTATATGTTaggaaccaaaaccaaaacttgTATGCTTCAAAGGCTAACAAACTGTCAAAGGTTATAAAACCATACAGCTGCGGGATCTCCTAAATCAGCGTAAATGAACTGTAGTCTTCCAGTTTGTGGGAACAATCTCTGTAAAACCTTAACCGCACCAAGATTCCCACGGGAGAGATTGTCCTGTTGAGATATCAAAAGTTCAAAAGTCATCAAAAAGTTAGTAAAACTTTGAAActagtattaaaaaaaagacttatAATTACCACAATGGTTACGCGGTATGAATCTTTAAGCAGCCTTAAAGCGGCATGTGAACCGATATAGCCAGCTCCACCAGTGACTAACACATGAGTCACTCCTTCCTCTCTTTGAGAAAACTGAAAGAACACAAGAAAAAGATCGCAGAAAAaacattaacaaaatataaaatttataagttcTTTTTTAGTATGAGTTGATGGGGATACCACGCTCGGTGATGTGAAGCTTGAAGATCGACCGATCACAATGATGGCTAAGACTACTAGAGAAGCTAATAAGAGAAGCTTTCCCAGTAGATTGTTCATTGTTTTGGGTTCTAAGTAATCCATATCTacatttagaaaagaaaatagaaaaccaaaatcagaagtctctctttctctgaaagatggaacatggaaaaaaaaacttttgttgatttaataatCTCTCTACCTCCTACAGACAAAGGTCTTGAGTTTCTTCGTTGATTTCTAACTCCAAAAAAAGTTAGCATTGAAACACTTCAAAATTGCTCTGTTTCTCAAACAGAGACTTGAGACCAAAGCCAAGAAAAGAGTGAAAATGATCAGAGTGGAAaaaattgatgatgatgatgatgatgatgttaaatcattaagctatatatatataattgatgatgatgatgatgatgatgttaaaTCATTAATCTATTCACCTGATACTTGTGAGAAGACAAGAAACACAGGAAGGCTTTGAAAGATGGTTAGAATGCGTAACGCGCGATGTTTATTAGCAGAGTGTGAGAGAAACCCGTGTAGGAGAGAGTGatgaagagagagagggaaagagCATATATGACGATaaaagaagaggaggaagaagacgaagaaactCAAGAGAGGAAACGTGAACTGCAAAACGAGGGCACGACTACGACCTAGCCGAGACTCTCTTTCTCTATCACTTCGGTTAcgtgtttttttatatattaaaatatttggtttataaataggaaatcttttaaatactttttttaacaaaaatcatttttaatactTATCTTCTTTTTGGtacaaatcttttattttatttgtttcacgGATTTAGATATTTATCTCCTTATATcagtaaatgtttaaatcaaatttacaaGCTTTACATCCATGAACATGCATCTAATATGGAGGGATTGAGGCAATTGGAAATATTTTCGTTGACTTTGAAACATGACactattatgatttttatttcataaatgcttaaatattttctaacaaaaaGCTCTTACTATTTCAACTTTTAGAATCTACTTACTTTAAATCACTTTTAGAAACTGtatttattatgtataattAAGAAAATCTGAAATAGCAAACACTATAaggaagataattttttttttgaaaagagataattatatgttttatatatctatTTGCAACGACATGTATTGTTTTCACCGCGCCTATCAACTCCAACGTAGCAAATACTATACGTTACATCTAGCAAACATGTTACATGTCAAGATAAATCCAAAAATAATCAATAGATTGAAAAATTACgagttaatataaataaataatagtgCCAAGGTTATGTTGGCTTTATAATCCGATATGGTGTTTTTTCTAAGTTTGTTCTTATTCCAAATTCCAATATAGTACTACCTAATAAACGAAGAACTAGAATGGTTTCTTTTTAAGGCCACCTAACCTAAGCCCGAtctattattttggttttataattTAGAAGCCAACGTATAGAGTGTGTACGTaacttgttttaaaaaaactattgtttAATCAAAGCAACCAAgagttaacttttaaaataattt includes:
- the LOC108826782 gene encoding putative UDP-arabinose 4-epimerase 4, with translation MLTFFGVRNQRRNSRPLSVGDMDYLEPKTMNNLLGKLLLLASLVVLAIIVIGRSSSFTSPSVFSQREEGVTHVLVTGGAGYIGSHAALRLLKDSYRVTIVDNLSRGNLGAVKVLQRLFPQTGRLQFIYADLGDPAAVEKIFSENAFDAVMHFAAVAYVGESTLYPLKYYHNITSNTLGVLEAMARHKVKKLIYSSTCATYGEPEKMPITEDTPQVPINPYGKAKKMAEDMILDFSKNSDMAVMILRYFNVIGSDPEGRLGEAPRPELREQGRISGACFDAARGFIPGLQVKGTDYKTSDGTCIRDYIDVTDLVDAHVKALQKAQPRKVGIYNVGTGKGRSVKEFVEACKKATGVEIKVDFLPRRPGDYAEVFSDPTKILRDLNWTAQYTNLQNSLQVAWRWQKIHPHGYASY
- the LOC108826783 gene encoding uncharacterized protein LOC108826783 gives rise to the protein MSKNSKASSLCQLLLLLFLSLNSQPALSSRAPKPQSQPTSAQTIIDDDSSSMAKIDHAKSMIAGFFNHKFPIKGWPIPYYPPFTMVNPNIPTNPSGAQEESEKLPSPPSKAKKDGGNA